The region CTCGTTGTGAAGACGAACGAACATGATTTTCAAATTCCTTCAACATTCCAAAAAGATGTGATCTTTCGGTTTCAAAATTTCCCGAGGTGTCCTCATGGTTCCCCTTTCTGTTTCCATCTACACTCTGATCATCTTCAACGCTCTCGAACTCTGATCGGTCGCCAACAGATCGAGGGTGAAACTCGTCATAATATTCATCGTATTCATCGCTATCCATCTTCTTAATTTCTCCGTATCGCGCTCGATAAACATCGACTTCGGTTTCCAAGACTTTCACATCTTCCTCTTTCTTGAGATACAAATCTCTAAGGATCTGAATGGCTTCTTCATCATACTCCGCTTGTTCATCCATCATTCTCTGGTACTGCAACGCCTCCATATGAACCGCCGCCTTCTCGGCCTGTAACCGTGTGATCATCGCCATGGCGTTGTTGGCGGCAACCGCGGCGGCGCACCGTTCTTCGTCGAGTTCAAGGTACAATGTGACGAGGGTTTTTCGATTGTCGCTGACTTGTTTCTTTAGTTGCTGGAGAATTGAACCGCCATCGGCCGGTGATTCATCAGTTGTTTCTGAAAACAAATCGGATTTCTCTAATGGAGCTTTTTTGGGAGGTTTATGAGCCCATCGAGGACTTTCAATCGATTCTGCAAATGATACCCCAAAGAACTTGTTTCCTCTGATATGACTAGGTGTTTTCATAGTGTTTTCGTTCATTTCTTCATAATCTGATAGCAATTGTAGTATTTCCAAGTTAACATCGATCATCATCAAATTGGTGCTTCACGATTAATGGGTTTATGTTGTAATGTTAactaaattaattttaatttgCTAAAAATTGGAGCGAAAGATAACAATTTTGCTAAAGTACGTACACGTCTATTTTAGAATCAAGATCTTTTGGCAAGTAAACTCACGTTTGGCATTTGTGTTCATTCCAAAGTCATATTCAGCAATGTCTGGTTCGTTATCAGATACAAACCTGAGCTCCGTATACCGAGCTTGAGACAATTCTGAATTTCTACCTGCCTCCTCGATTCTCCATGCTGCTCTAGGAGAAGCCATTGGTGCTAGTGAAGAAAACCTAGGAGAAGAAGCGGGAAACAAGGAAGACGAAGCTCTGGGAGATGAAGATGGAAAGAGTGAAGAGAAAGCCCTAGGAGACGAATTTGGAAACAACGAAGATGATGCTCTAGGTGAAGAAGTTGAAAACATGAGTGATGCTCTAGGAGACGAAGACGGGAACAAAGAAGAAGCCCTAGGAGATGAAGTTGGGAACAAACCAGACGCTCGTGGAGAAGCCGGTGGTATTTGGGAAGAAGCACGAAGGTTTGAAAAGTTTCTAGAGAGTTCTTTAGAAGGTTGTTTGGGCTTTAAAGATTCACCACAGCATGAACATCTATCTGTGTCAACGATCGCGTTGTCGTTTTTGTTGTTATCTGTAAGCTTCTTCTCAGAGGGTTTGGCGAACATCTTCTGATCTTTATTGTGATTATCAGAAGCAGATTCTTTTTCAGTTGACAAGGAGAGAAGACAACCATCACACATGGTTCGGATATCAGATAGTTTCCTGTGAACATGACAATACGCCAAGGACGATATGTCTTTCTTGTGAGAATCACATATGGAGTCACTGTAATAGGAAGTAGGGTTGTTCTTCCCGCCAAGAGCATGATCGACACGTGTACACAGGACGCAAGGGGGGTCTAATTCAAAGATATCTGCGAATTTGTTGGAAATAAACGCAAGGAAGCCGTCGAGGTAAAGGGAGATGATTAGCATCCATTCGAGAACAGCCCAGACCACGAAATGTGGGAATCCGCCTAACTCCTCCTCAACGAACATTCTGAAAGTTCTCTTTGATTTCCTCATTGTAACTCTCAAGAAATGAAGAAAAGAAAACCAATACAAGGTAACACAGATCGTGAGTTAGAAGAAAGGAACGATCGACTGACAAATGTTAAAAATTAAACAATCAGGTGAGAGGCTTCCCATGCCCATAGTCTGTGTTTGTTTATAAAAGTGGAATTGGTCTATTGCCTAAATTCACTCTATACCATGCAATCGTTAATTTCACCAATAAATTGAAACTTAAACATGACATTGGTCAAAGACTCAAAAGgattatttgtttgtttgttttttgttaaaaaaacctTAATATTAGTAGCATCACTACTTTGTTACTCGTCTGATCGCATCTGTTATTATTTTATTGTACTTACTAATTTACTATTATTAAATTTCAAATATCTATCTACAAACCAAACAATAAATGAAAAGGATATTTAATACGCATTCCACTATTTGTATTCTAAGTTTAAAAAATATATCTACaaccaaaagaagaaaaaaacacTATAATTCCACCACTTCCATACCAACGGAACAAATTTCATGTCAGTTTTACAAAATCAAAGTCAATTTTCTGTATCTGAATAATAGTGGCTGTTGAACAAAAGTCTTCAGATTCCAGGCAGGACATTTGAAGCCATGTATGGAGAAACACATCCCTGTACCTGAACCCAAAAACAAACTAATTTTCAATACTATATTATTATTACCTAAACCTTCTTCTCAACAGTAATgttctaataagaaaaaaaaaaaaaactacacttgagtggatttttcaaagtataatgctttAATAAGAAAAATCTTAAAACATAATGTACCTGCAACAAACAAGTAGGAATCTGAATGAAACCTTGCAGTAAAAGATCAACATCCTCCAGAAGATGTTGTGGAACAGGAGTGATTATGTAGACAACACGTCTCAAAGTGTCTACTCCCCTAACAATTCCTGAACACAATATACA is a window of Lactuca sativa cultivar Salinas chromosome 1, Lsat_Salinas_v11, whole genome shotgun sequence DNA encoding:
- the LOC111916793 gene encoding probable myosin-binding protein 5 produces the protein MRKSKRTFRMFVEEELGGFPHFVVWAVLEWMLIISLYLDGFLAFISNKFADIFELDPPCVLCTRVDHALGGKNNPTSYYSDSICDSHKKDISSLAYCHVHRKLSDIRTMCDGCLLSLSTEKESASDNHNKDQKMFAKPSEKKLTDNNKNDNAIVDTDRCSCCGESLKPKQPSKELSRNFSNLRASSQIPPASPRASGLFPTSSPRASSLFPSSSPRASLMFSTSSPRASSSLFPNSSPRAFSSLFPSSSPRASSSLFPASSPRFSSLAPMASPRAAWRIEEAGRNSELSQARYTELRFVSDNEPDIAEYDFGMNTNAKHYEEMNENTMKTPSHIRGNKFFGVSFAESIESPRWAHKPPKKAPLEKSDLFSETTDESPADGGSILQQLKKQVSDNRKTLVTLYLELDEERCAAAVAANNAMAMITRLQAEKAAVHMEALQYQRMMDEQAEYDEEAIQILRDLYLKKEEDVKVLETEVDVYRARYGEIKKMDSDEYDEYYDEFHPRSVGDRSEFESVEDDQSVDGNRKGNHEDTSGNFETERSHLFGMLKEFENHVRSSSQREDQEPEDRDTGDNASFMKEVNLMREKLAAIEAESGFLKQTAMTLEKGDEGTKILTEIAQHLRKLNS